Proteins from a single region of Paraburkholderia sp. PGU19:
- a CDS encoding GMC family oxidoreductase, whose product MDDNNKVHFSHNDARPVVIIGSGAGGGTLANELAQKGVDVIVLEAGKMHTQGDFTTDEWGSFSMLSWLDKRTTSGSWRIATDFPNLPAWICKTVGGTTTHWAGASLRFQAHEFKAKTNYGTIKDANLLDWPVTSEEMAPWYDRAEKKMGVTRTNGLPGLPGNNNFKVMYNGATKVGYKECNTGHMATNSIVRDDRAHCFQRGFCFQGCRTGAKWSTLYTEIPRAQATGHMELRTQAQVVKIETDAKGKASAVVYYDAAGKLQRQKARIVAVAGNAIETPRLLLNSHSSRFPDGLANSSGQVGRNYMRHTTGSVYAVFNDKVDMYKGTTMAGIIEDEARFDTSRGFAGGYHMETVSLGLPFYAAFLDPGAWGSDFTQAMDAYPYTAGMWIVGEDMPRETNRITLNTDVKDQYGLPVPNVHFDDHPNDEAMREHGFKQGSAVYQAAGAKTVYKVPPYPSTHNLGTARMSAKPQDGVCNRFGQTHDVPNLFISDGSQFTTGAAENPTLTIVTLAIRQADYIAGQMNRRTI is encoded by the coding sequence ATGGACGACAACAACAAGGTGCATTTCTCGCACAACGATGCGCGCCCCGTGGTCATCATCGGCTCCGGCGCGGGCGGCGGCACGCTGGCCAATGAGCTGGCGCAAAAGGGCGTCGACGTGATCGTGCTCGAAGCGGGCAAGATGCATACGCAAGGCGATTTCACCACGGACGAATGGGGCTCGTTCTCGATGCTGTCGTGGCTCGACAAGCGCACCACGTCGGGCAGCTGGCGCATCGCCACCGACTTCCCCAATCTGCCCGCGTGGATCTGCAAGACGGTCGGCGGCACGACGACGCACTGGGCGGGCGCGAGCCTGCGCTTTCAGGCGCACGAGTTCAAGGCGAAAACGAACTACGGCACGATCAAGGATGCGAACCTGCTCGACTGGCCCGTGACGAGCGAGGAAATGGCGCCGTGGTACGACCGCGCCGAAAAGAAAATGGGCGTGACGCGCACCAACGGCTTGCCCGGACTGCCCGGCAACAACAACTTCAAGGTGATGTACAACGGCGCAACGAAGGTCGGCTACAAGGAGTGCAATACCGGCCATATGGCGACCAACAGCATCGTGCGCGATGACCGCGCGCATTGCTTCCAGCGCGGCTTCTGCTTCCAGGGCTGCCGCACGGGCGCGAAATGGTCGACGCTGTACACGGAGATTCCGCGCGCGCAGGCCACGGGCCACATGGAATTGCGCACGCAAGCGCAGGTCGTGAAGATCGAAACGGATGCGAAGGGCAAGGCAAGCGCCGTCGTCTATTACGACGCCGCCGGCAAGCTGCAACGCCAGAAGGCGCGCATCGTCGCGGTGGCGGGCAACGCGATCGAAACGCCGCGTCTCTTGCTGAATTCGCATTCGAGCCGCTTCCCTGACGGGCTGGCAAATTCATCCGGACAGGTCGGGCGCAATTACATGCGTCACACGACGGGCTCCGTCTATGCCGTGTTCAACGACAAGGTCGACATGTACAAGGGCACGACGATGGCGGGCATCATCGAAGACGAAGCGCGCTTCGATACGTCGCGTGGTTTCGCGGGCGGCTATCACATGGAGACGGTGTCGCTGGGGCTGCCGTTCTATGCGGCGTTTCTCGATCCCGGCGCCTGGGGCTCGGACTTCACGCAGGCCATGGACGCGTATCCGTACACGGCAGGCATGTGGATCGTCGGCGAGGACATGCCGCGCGAGACCAACCGCATCACGCTGAATACCGACGTGAAGGATCAGTACGGCCTGCCCGTGCCCAACGTGCATTTCGACGATCATCCGAACGACGAAGCGATGCGCGAGCACGGCTTCAAGCAGGGCAGCGCCGTGTATCAGGCGGCGGGCGCGAAGACGGTGTATAAGGTGCCGCCCTATCCGTCGACGCATAACCTCGGCACCGCGCGCATGAGCGCGAAGCCGCAGGACGGCGTGTGCAACCGGTTCGGCCAGACGCATGACGTGCCGAACCTGTTCATCTCCGACGGCAGTCAGTTCACGACGGGCGCGGCGGAAAACCCGACGCTGACCATCGTGACGCTGGCGATCCGTCAGGCCGACTACATCGCAGGGCAGATGAACAGGCGCACAATCTGA
- a CDS encoding glutathione S-transferase encodes MPAAKPAQPIRLYTTLLSGHGHRVKLFLTLLDLPFEVIELDMRAGDNRKPEYLALNPFGQVPTIQDGDVTLFDSNAILVYLAKRYGDPSWLPEDPLGAAAVQRWLSLAAGQIAFGPCSARLVTVFGAPLNHETAKGIAVKLFDVIECELATKPFAAGEHVTIADIAAHTYIAHAPEGGVSLEPYPNIRAWLRRVEALPRFIAMPATKAGLLAG; translated from the coding sequence ATGCCCGCAGCCAAGCCCGCCCAGCCGATCCGCCTGTACACGACCCTGCTATCGGGTCATGGGCATCGCGTGAAGCTGTTCCTGACTTTGCTCGACCTGCCGTTCGAAGTGATCGAACTGGACATGCGCGCCGGTGACAACCGCAAGCCCGAGTATCTGGCGCTGAATCCGTTCGGCCAGGTGCCCACCATCCAGGACGGCGACGTGACGCTGTTCGATTCGAACGCGATTCTGGTGTACCTGGCCAAGCGCTATGGCGACCCGTCGTGGCTGCCGGAAGACCCGCTCGGCGCGGCGGCCGTGCAGCGCTGGCTGTCGCTGGCGGCGGGACAGATCGCCTTTGGCCCATGCTCCGCGAGGCTCGTCACCGTGTTCGGCGCCCCGCTGAATCATGAAACGGCGAAGGGCATCGCGGTGAAGCTGTTCGACGTGATCGAGTGCGAACTGGCGACCAAGCCGTTCGCCGCCGGCGAGCACGTGACGATCGCCGATATTGCCGCGCACACGTATATCGCGCACGCGCCGGAAGGCGGGGTGTCGCTGGAGCCGTATCCGAACATTCGCGCGTGGCTGCGCCGCGTGGAGGCGCTGCCGCGCTTCATCGCGATGCCGGCGACGAAGGCGGGACTGCTCGCCGGGTAG
- a CDS encoding VOC family protein: MAKMIHTMVRIQDLDRSLKFYQRAFGLEPSHRLDFPDFSLVYLRNDESDNEIELTWNKGREDAYSHGDGYGHVAFVVDDVTRERERLLQLGMTPNDVREFKNDDGALLARYFFIQDPDGYKIEVLERHGHYQ; the protein is encoded by the coding sequence ATGGCCAAGATGATCCACACGATGGTCCGCATTCAGGATCTCGACCGCTCGCTGAAGTTCTATCAACGCGCGTTCGGGCTCGAGCCTTCGCATCGGCTCGATTTTCCGGACTTCTCGCTTGTCTATCTGCGCAACGACGAATCCGACAACGAGATCGAACTCACCTGGAACAAGGGACGCGAAGACGCGTACTCGCATGGCGATGGCTACGGGCACGTCGCGTTCGTCGTCGACGACGTGACGCGCGAGCGCGAGCGTCTCCTGCAACTCGGCATGACGCCGAACGACGTGCGCGAATTCAAGAACGACGACGGCGCCTTGCTCGCGCGTTACTTCTTCATTCAGGACCCGGACGGCTACAAGATCGAAGTGCTCGAACGGCACGGACATTACCAGTAG
- a CDS encoding pyridoxamine 5'-phosphate oxidase family protein: MSDFIPLNGWGLDTSPFHAAELAAQRLAGVDSQADSSGRRGIRRYMPDQHREFYAQQPFMVFGGVDASGQPWATIRTGEPGFVSSPDARTLRIDSRALPGDPLGPRWQTGAMIGGLGIQPQTRRRNRINGVVTNVSGDTVTLEVTQSFGNCANYIQGRVPTFIDRADGGVSVPQEISTHLSDADRAFLGRADTFFIASANMADDAGFARGVDVSHRGGAPGFVHIDDAATLTTPDFTGNKFFNTIGNLLHDPRAGLLFIDFASGDLLYLAVRAEIIWQGAELATFEGAERLMRFHVQEVRRSKSVLPFRWSDVEYAPQFAAAMRKAAAASPWHKLKVAAIVDETASIRSFYFESTDGAPLPAYQPGQYLPIRVPVEGHDAPLTRTYTLSDAHDPRRYRISVKREGIASNWLHDHLAAGMEIDAMAPHGAFVYDAHSPRPAVFISAGIGITPMIAMLNHELNARVADDSQAKRLFFFHGARSDRERPFSAHLKDAAARYPSVSMHLFDSAASESADGITQGRVNIAALKRALPFDDYDFYLCGPEQFMRDLYEGLRALNVADERIRFEAFGPASVKRTPTLVEPVAEEKADAGGAQVTFARSQRTVQWLPRHGSLLELAEKRGIEAQSSCRSGMCGTCSTKVLSGQVAYDGEIEAEVADGCALICMAHPVARGERASLTLDL, from the coding sequence ATGTCCGATTTCATTCCTCTGAACGGCTGGGGCCTCGACACCTCGCCGTTTCACGCTGCCGAACTCGCCGCGCAGCGGCTTGCAGGCGTGGACAGTCAGGCGGACTCGTCGGGCCGGCGCGGCATTCGCCGCTACATGCCGGACCAGCACCGGGAGTTCTACGCGCAGCAGCCGTTCATGGTGTTCGGCGGTGTCGATGCGAGCGGGCAGCCGTGGGCCACGATACGCACCGGTGAACCGGGCTTCGTGTCGTCGCCGGATGCGCGCACGCTGCGCATCGACAGCCGTGCGCTGCCCGGCGATCCGCTCGGCCCGCGCTGGCAGACGGGTGCGATGATCGGCGGGCTCGGTATTCAGCCGCAGACGCGGCGGCGCAACCGCATCAATGGCGTCGTGACGAACGTGAGCGGCGATACGGTTACGCTCGAAGTGACCCAGAGCTTTGGCAACTGCGCGAATTACATTCAGGGACGCGTGCCGACGTTCATCGACCGTGCTGACGGTGGCGTTTCAGTGCCGCAGGAAATCTCGACGCACCTGAGCGATGCGGACCGCGCGTTCCTCGGGCGCGCTGACACCTTCTTCATCGCGAGCGCGAATATGGCGGATGACGCGGGCTTCGCGCGCGGCGTCGACGTGTCGCATCGCGGCGGCGCGCCGGGCTTCGTGCACATCGACGACGCGGCGACGCTCACCACGCCCGATTTCACCGGCAACAAGTTCTTCAACACGATCGGCAATCTGCTGCACGATCCGCGCGCGGGACTGCTGTTCATCGACTTCGCGAGCGGCGATCTGCTGTATCTCGCCGTGCGCGCCGAAATCATCTGGCAGGGCGCCGAACTGGCCACTTTCGAAGGCGCTGAGAGGCTGATGCGTTTTCATGTGCAGGAAGTGCGGCGCAGCAAGAGCGTGCTGCCGTTCCGCTGGTCTGATGTCGAATACGCGCCGCAGTTTGCAGCGGCAATGCGCAAGGCGGCTGCCGCGTCGCCGTGGCACAAGCTGAAGGTGGCGGCTATCGTCGATGAGACGGCTTCGATTCGGTCGTTCTATTTCGAATCCACCGATGGCGCGCCGTTGCCCGCGTATCAGCCGGGCCAGTATCTCCCGATTCGCGTACCCGTCGAAGGACACGATGCGCCGCTGACGCGCACGTACACGCTCTCCGATGCGCACGATCCGCGCCGTTACCGGATCAGCGTAAAGCGCGAGGGCATCGCGTCGAACTGGCTGCACGATCATCTCGCGGCGGGCATGGAGATCGACGCAATGGCGCCGCACGGCGCATTCGTCTACGACGCGCACAGCCCGCGGCCGGCGGTGTTCATTTCCGCCGGCATCGGCATCACGCCGATGATCGCGATGCTGAACCACGAACTGAATGCGCGCGTCGCGGACGATAGTCAGGCAAAACGTCTGTTCTTCTTTCACGGTGCGCGCAGCGATCGCGAGCGTCCGTTCAGCGCGCATTTGAAAGACGCGGCGGCGCGTTATCCGTCGGTGTCGATGCATCTGTTCGATAGCGCGGCAAGCGAATCTGCGGATGGCATCACGCAAGGCCGCGTGAACATCGCCGCGTTGAAGCGCGCGTTACCGTTCGACGACTACGATTTCTATCTATGCGGCCCCGAGCAGTTCATGCGCGACCTGTACGAAGGTTTGCGCGCATTGAATGTCGCTGACGAACGCATCCGTTTCGAAGCGTTCGGCCCCGCCAGCGTGAAGCGCACACCGACGCTGGTCGAACCCGTCGCCGAAGAAAAAGCCGATGCAGGCGGCGCGCAAGTGACGTTCGCGCGCTCGCAACGCACGGTCCAATGGCTGCCAAGGCATGGCAGCTTGCTCGAACTCGCGGAAAAACGCGGCATCGAAGCACAATCGAGTTGCCGTTCAGGCATGTGCGGCACGTGTTCGACCAAAGTGTTGTCGGGACAGGTCGCTTACGACGGCGAAATCGAAGCGGAAGTCGCCGACGGTTGCGCGTTGATCTGCATGGCGCATCCCGTTGCGAGAGGAGAGCGCGCGAGCCTCACGCTGGACCTTTGA
- a CDS encoding tat (twin-arginine translocation) pathway signal sequence — MSHRVIPIAATSATAHEPDAPPAPRSLARREWLKGTGVLIGTLAFPSILATLAPSRVWALEMQALDTHQGAVLLAFVKQQYPHKTLDDAVYALVVKDLDAKAQKDPAVRQQLADGVKQLDALNGSDWTKRSPADQARDVAAMQKTPFFTTVRTTAIVSLYSNDMAYAHFGYGAAQGDGGYLTKGFNDLAWLPNPPAAASGPIPTDS, encoded by the coding sequence ATGAGTCACAGAGTGATTCCAATCGCCGCAACGTCTGCCACGGCTCATGAGCCGGATGCACCGCCTGCGCCGCGCTCGCTGGCGAGGCGCGAGTGGCTCAAGGGCACGGGTGTGCTGATCGGCACGCTGGCGTTCCCGTCGATCCTCGCGACGCTTGCGCCGAGCCGCGTATGGGCGCTCGAAATGCAGGCGCTCGATACGCACCAGGGGGCGGTGCTGCTCGCCTTCGTCAAGCAGCAGTACCCGCACAAGACGCTCGACGACGCGGTCTATGCGCTCGTCGTCAAGGACCTCGATGCGAAGGCGCAGAAAGATCCGGCCGTGCGTCAGCAACTCGCCGACGGCGTGAAGCAGCTCGACGCGCTCAACGGCTCGGACTGGACCAAACGCTCGCCCGCCGACCAGGCGCGCGATGTCGCCGCGATGCAGAAAACACCGTTCTTCACGACCGTGCGCACGACGGCCATCGTCTCGCTGTATAGCAATGACATGGCGTACGCGCATTTCGGCTACGGCGCGGCACAAGGCGACGGCGGCTATCTGACCAAGGGCTTCAACGATCTGGCGTGGCTGCCGAATCCGCCGGCCGCCGCGAGCGGTCCGATTCCCACCGACAGCTGA
- a CDS encoding sensor domain-containing diguanylate cyclase, which produces MKNIDDTQDMLGAAFLRHDDASASMRAEGERLEHDSAVYRTLLESTKAIPWKIDWATMAFTYIGPQIEALLGWAPSSWKTVNDWAERMHPDDRQKVVEFCVAQSQAGTDHEADYRALTKDGGYVWLRDVVHVVRKPDGGVDSLIGFMFDISERKRTEEKLARLQKELEELSFKDGLTGAGNRRMFDAVMQREWAASQASGKPLSLIMIDIDFFKAYNDYYGHLQGDECLKRIAGVLAQAARSGDFLGRFGGEEFVLVLPDTDADTAVKTAERCRDLIDAEAIAHVRSPHQQRVTASFGVGTIVPNGLSGGMDTTAFINLIDAQLYQAKDNGRNRIVAVDRAGLGGEAFRTHSR; this is translated from the coding sequence ATGAAAAACATCGACGACACACAAGACATGCTCGGCGCCGCGTTTCTGCGCCATGACGATGCCAGCGCCAGCATGCGCGCCGAAGGCGAGCGGCTCGAACACGACAGCGCCGTGTATCGCACGCTGCTCGAATCGACCAAAGCGATTCCGTGGAAGATCGACTGGGCGACGATGGCCTTCACTTATATCGGCCCGCAGATCGAGGCGTTGCTCGGCTGGGCGCCGTCGTCGTGGAAAACGGTCAACGACTGGGCCGAACGGATGCATCCCGACGATCGGCAGAAGGTGGTCGAGTTTTGCGTCGCGCAGTCGCAGGCGGGCACCGATCATGAAGCGGACTATCGCGCGCTAACGAAAGACGGCGGCTACGTGTGGCTGCGCGACGTCGTGCATGTGGTGCGCAAGCCCGACGGCGGTGTCGATTCGCTGATCGGCTTCATGTTCGACATCAGCGAACGCAAGCGCACGGAAGAAAAGCTCGCGCGTCTACAGAAGGAACTCGAAGAACTGTCGTTCAAGGACGGACTGACGGGCGCGGGCAACCGCCGCATGTTCGACGCCGTGATGCAGCGCGAGTGGGCTGCGAGTCAGGCAAGCGGCAAGCCGCTGTCGCTGATCATGATCGATATCGACTTCTTCAAGGCCTACAACGATTACTACGGCCACCTCCAGGGCGACGAATGCCTGAAGCGCATCGCGGGCGTGCTCGCGCAGGCCGCGCGTTCCGGCGATTTTCTCGGACGGTTCGGCGGCGAGGAATTTGTGCTGGTGCTGCCGGACACGGACGCGGATACGGCCGTGAAGACGGCCGAACGTTGCCGCGATCTGATCGATGCCGAGGCGATCGCGCATGTGCGCTCGCCGCATCAGCAGCGCGTGACGGCGAGTTTCGGCGTGGGCACCATCGTGCCGAATGGTTTGTCCGGCGGGATGGATACGACCGCTTTCATCAACCTGATTGACGCACAGCTGTATCAGGCGAAGGACAACGGCCGCAACCGCATCGTTGCCGTCGATCGCGCGGGCCTGGGCGGCGAGGCGTTCCGCACGCACTCGCGCTAA
- a CDS encoding LysE family translocator — protein sequence MTLDTLSASALPAGILFALVTTITPGPNNTMLLASGVNFGFRRTLPHILGISAGVALLMLSVGFGLGEAFRRFEVLYTVLEVLSVVYLLYLAWKIGTSGEMQLKKGERRPMRFHEAIAFQWVNPKAWMMVLTAATTIHLSADFGINALLMAVLFYVIGLPCICLWAAFGTAMRRALSNPVWLRTFNIAMALMLVATLYPIVLRLIA from the coding sequence ATGACCCTCGACACCCTGAGCGCCAGCGCCCTGCCCGCCGGCATCCTGTTCGCGCTCGTCACGACCATCACGCCTGGACCGAACAACACGATGCTGCTCGCATCCGGTGTCAATTTCGGTTTTCGCCGCACGCTGCCGCATATTCTCGGCATCAGCGCGGGCGTCGCGTTGCTGATGCTGTCGGTGGGTTTCGGGCTTGGCGAAGCGTTCCGCCGCTTCGAGGTGCTGTACACGGTGCTCGAAGTGCTGAGCGTCGTGTATCTGCTGTATCTCGCGTGGAAAATCGGCACGTCGGGCGAGATGCAGCTCAAGAAGGGCGAGCGCCGCCCGATGCGCTTTCATGAAGCGATCGCGTTCCAGTGGGTCAATCCGAAGGCATGGATGATGGTGCTCACAGCCGCGACGACGATTCATCTGAGTGCCGACTTCGGCATCAATGCGCTGTTGATGGCCGTGCTGTTCTATGTGATCGGCTTGCCGTGCATCTGCCTGTGGGCCGCGTTCGGCACCGCGATGCGCCGCGCACTGTCGAACCCCGTGTGGCTGCGCACGTTCAACATCGCGATGGCGCTGATGCTCGTCGCGACGCTTTATCCCATCGTGTTGCGCCTGATCGCGTAA
- a CDS encoding LysR family transcriptional regulator produces MADVRDVNLNRLAVFVAVVEAGSLTAAATRLGLAKTMVSTHMQRLEAEVGASLLVRTTRRLGITEAGRAFYDASVKILRAAEEALAEIGGEEAPVRGTLRVSCPIDYGTLVVAPVLVELRRAHPQLDIELLCSDHVVDLIADGIDVAIRLGRLADSNYRAVMLGRYEKWVVASPAFVETWGEPQTPADLPAMPFVALTVLPHPQTLDMRHTNGATESVRCENAFLVNTAAAARAATLAGGGLGLLTDFSISNDVAAGRLVRLLPEWSTEPAGIQAVFPPTQHTPSKVRALIETFRAYLARDAAPLHQ; encoded by the coding sequence ATGGCCGACGTGCGTGACGTGAACCTGAACCGGCTGGCCGTCTTCGTCGCCGTGGTCGAAGCGGGCTCACTGACAGCGGCCGCCACGCGGCTCGGGCTCGCGAAGACGATGGTCAGCACGCACATGCAGCGGCTCGAAGCGGAAGTGGGCGCAAGCCTGCTGGTGCGCACGACGCGGCGCCTCGGCATCACTGAAGCGGGCCGCGCGTTCTACGACGCGAGCGTGAAGATCCTGCGCGCAGCGGAGGAAGCGCTGGCTGAAATCGGCGGCGAGGAGGCACCCGTGCGCGGCACACTGCGCGTGAGTTGCCCGATCGACTACGGCACGCTCGTGGTCGCGCCCGTACTGGTGGAACTGCGCCGCGCGCATCCTCAACTCGATATCGAACTGCTGTGCAGCGACCACGTCGTCGATCTGATCGCGGACGGCATCGACGTCGCGATCCGGCTCGGGCGTCTCGCGGATTCGAACTATCGCGCAGTGATGCTCGGGCGCTACGAGAAATGGGTCGTCGCGAGTCCTGCGTTCGTCGAGACCTGGGGCGAGCCGCAGACGCCCGCCGATCTCCCGGCAATGCCTTTCGTCGCGCTGACGGTTTTGCCGCACCCGCAAACGCTCGACATGCGCCACACGAACGGCGCGACGGAAAGCGTCCGTTGCGAGAACGCGTTTCTCGTGAACACGGCGGCAGCCGCGCGCGCGGCGACGCTCGCGGGCGGCGGGCTGGGGCTGTTGACGGACTTTTCGATCAGCAACGACGTCGCGGCGGGCCGCCTCGTTCGGCTGTTGCCTGAATGGTCGACGGAGCCGGCGGGCATCCAGGCCGTGTTTCCGCCGACACAGCACACGCCGTCCAAGGTCCGTGCGCTGATCGAAACATTCAGGGCGTACCTCGCGCGCGACGCAGCGCCACTGCATCAGTAG
- a CDS encoding SulP family inorganic anion transporter, which translates to MHNSKEKSSASLSLLKGILPVGRASAWRDVFSGISLASMDIPQVLGYARIAGMPAVTGLYTVFLPLVAFAFFGASRHLVVAADSATATIFASRASTIAPMGSVEYVALAGMVALLTAALLLLARIFRLGFLADFLSRTVLVGFLTGVGIQVSIAMLGDMFGMTVPYPSSRSLAQLIYVIGHVVHAHLPTLMLTVLVVGAILIGKRFLPRVPIPLIAVVGSIAASKTYDFAGHGITILGPISGGLPPFAFPAVTWQQFLDLVPVAASCFVMIIAQSAAAARVFAQQYHEEVDTNADILGLAAANAAAAFSGTFVVNGSPTQTAMAERAGTRSQIGQLAFAGVVVVVLLFFSSYLQYLPHCVLAGIVFTIAVGLVNVPSLAAIRAESPGEFTLALITAAAVVMVGVEHGILLAVALSLLRHVRHSYRPHTMVMEPSPANGRWQPVPAKPGIMSAPGLIVYRFGSDLFFANDHVFTAEVIELVDAASGDLHSLVIDAGAITALDYSAALTLSDLITDLQERKVAVIFGRVNPYLRADMDRHRITQVVGESNVFDTLHEALAAAGISPPHEVNAL; encoded by the coding sequence ATGCACAACTCAAAAGAAAAATCTTCAGCATCCCTGAGCCTTCTGAAAGGCATCCTGCCGGTCGGCCGCGCTAGCGCATGGCGCGACGTGTTCTCCGGCATATCACTCGCGTCGATGGACATACCTCAGGTGCTCGGCTATGCGCGCATCGCCGGCATGCCCGCCGTGACGGGGCTGTACACCGTGTTTCTGCCGCTGGTGGCGTTCGCGTTCTTCGGCGCGTCGCGCCACCTCGTGGTCGCCGCCGACTCGGCCACGGCGACCATCTTCGCCAGCCGCGCATCGACCATTGCGCCGATGGGCAGCGTCGAGTATGTCGCGCTGGCTGGCATGGTCGCCTTGCTGACGGCGGCGCTCCTGCTGCTCGCCCGCATCTTCAGGCTCGGCTTTCTCGCCGATTTCCTGTCGCGCACCGTGCTGGTCGGCTTTCTGACGGGCGTGGGCATACAGGTATCGATTGCGATGCTTGGCGACATGTTCGGCATGACCGTGCCGTATCCTTCGTCGCGAAGTCTTGCGCAACTGATTTATGTGATCGGACATGTCGTACACGCGCATCTGCCGACGCTCATGCTCACCGTGCTGGTGGTGGGCGCGATTCTCATCGGCAAGCGCTTCCTGCCGCGCGTGCCGATTCCCCTCATTGCCGTGGTAGGCAGCATCGCAGCCAGCAAGACCTACGATTTCGCCGGGCACGGCATTACGATCCTCGGCCCGATCAGCGGCGGTCTGCCGCCATTCGCGTTTCCGGCTGTCACATGGCAGCAGTTTCTCGACCTCGTGCCGGTGGCGGCGTCGTGCTTCGTGATGATCATTGCGCAAAGCGCTGCCGCGGCTCGCGTGTTCGCGCAGCAGTATCACGAAGAAGTGGACACCAACGCCGACATCCTCGGGCTGGCGGCGGCCAATGCCGCTGCCGCATTCAGCGGCACGTTCGTCGTCAACGGCAGCCCGACGCAAACCGCGATGGCCGAACGCGCGGGCACGCGCAGCCAGATCGGGCAACTCGCGTTCGCGGGCGTGGTCGTGGTCGTGCTGCTCTTTTTCAGCTCGTATCTGCAATACTTGCCGCATTGCGTGCTCGCCGGGATCGTGTTCACGATCGCAGTCGGTCTCGTCAACGTGCCGAGTCTCGCGGCGATCCGCGCCGAAAGCCCCGGCGAGTTCACGCTCGCGCTCATCACGGCGGCAGCCGTCGTGATGGTCGGCGTCGAGCATGGCATTCTGCTCGCCGTCGCGTTGTCGCTGCTGCGCCACGTGCGGCACAGCTATCGTCCGCATACGATGGTGATGGAACCGTCGCCCGCCAACGGCAGATGGCAGCCCGTGCCCGCGAAGCCGGGGATCATGAGCGCGCCGGGGCTCATCGTGTACCGCTTCGGCTCCGATCTGTTCTTCGCCAACGATCATGTCTTCACGGCGGAAGTCATCGAACTCGTCGATGCGGCATCCGGCGATCTGCATTCGCTCGTCATCGATGCCGGCGCGATCACCGCACTCGACTATTCGGCGGCCCTCACGCTGAGCGATCTGATTACGGATCTGCAAGAGCGCAAGGTGGCTGTCATCTTCGGGCGAGTGAATCCTTACCTGCGCGCCGATATGGACCGGCATCGCATTACGCAGGTCGTCGGCGAGTCGAATGTCTTCGACACGCTGCATGAAGCGCTTGCGGCCGCGGGCATCAGCCCGCCGCACGAGGTGAACGCTTTATAG
- a CDS encoding ribbon-helix-helix domain-containing protein translates to MCNVYVNADPILYESRTRSLRIHGVITTVRLENLFWDVLHEIASRENMTTTQFAVKLYDELIALRGEVPSNFASFLRVCCLRYLSIVAGKSELTSGPVPVPEPKPRVLKTV, encoded by the coding sequence ATGTGCAATGTCTACGTGAACGCGGACCCGATCCTGTACGAATCGCGCACGCGTTCGCTGCGCATTCACGGCGTGATTACGACTGTGCGTCTGGAGAATCTCTTCTGGGACGTGCTGCATGAAATCGCGTCGCGCGAGAACATGACGACCACGCAATTTGCCGTCAAGCTCTACGACGAACTCATCGCGCTGCGCGGTGAAGTGCCGAGCAATTTCGCATCGTTCCTGCGCGTGTGCTGCTTGCGATATCTGTCGATCGTCGCGGGCAAAAGCGAGTTAACCAGTGGTCCCGTTCCTGTTCCCGAGCCGAAGCCGCGGGTGCTGAAGACGGTGTGA